Proteins from a genomic interval of Parvivirga hydrogeniphila:
- a CDS encoding sensor histidine kinase produces the protein MKIPHERGTEQQLMHTRHDEASEVSRYFAMLAESMPCPVVQFGGDGRVVIANARADLLVSRSAPDGTPRVLLADGGDFWQALCAEAAIGGSLLDGSAKVRLSDGAAALIWYAGFPAATQAGALTGAVVLVYDASDERLAGGRPSSALPVEPRTFARAARELAEAAGAGSVFIAEIEPDRPRLSRTLAAIIEGEERPDRDWDLGTSPAPIAPAKPIVVVRDGLAERFSDDPVATGHGYRAFAGALLLDEEGERIGVIGAYFAHPIEREPAVRGMLRLFAATVAPSIAALKAQRALCESEERYAAMFAHGHMPIVLIEPDSTQIVEANRAACVLYGLDERELTTMSFLQLAAESPEALHTDLRAVARGHRDYFIARQVVAGGEVRDVEVFAGPLSMGGRTLVYAVLHDITEKRRAEAEVARYRRELETVVQRRTADLLDATSALEQERERRSRLYRDMGHQVRTPLQTILGFSEALASGLAGELSAEQMRQVAMIGEAAKRLNELVDDILELTRLESGAVDLRLEPFDLRQLAESVAVSVQAEASTKGLSVRTEVPGEPVGVETDRTKVEQILAELLANALKYTETGGITVRVVGPTGGQVAVEVADTGVGISPESLPHVFEEFRHLREGEGGAHVGTGLGLALCKRLAQTIGGRIEVESTRGKGSTFRVWFPVRYEAGA, from the coding sequence ATGAAGATACCGCACGAGCGAGGAACGGAGCAGCAGCTGATGCACACGCGGCACGACGAAGCGTCCGAGGTGTCGCGCTACTTCGCGATGCTCGCAGAGAGCATGCCGTGCCCTGTCGTGCAGTTCGGCGGCGACGGTCGCGTGGTCATTGCCAACGCGCGGGCCGATCTGCTCGTGAGCCGAAGCGCTCCTGACGGAACGCCACGGGTGCTGCTCGCCGATGGAGGCGACTTCTGGCAGGCGCTGTGCGCGGAGGCGGCGATCGGGGGCTCGCTTCTGGACGGGAGCGCGAAGGTGCGTCTCTCTGATGGCGCGGCGGCCCTCATCTGGTACGCAGGCTTTCCCGCCGCCACGCAGGCCGGGGCGCTCACGGGCGCGGTGGTCCTGGTGTACGACGCTTCCGACGAGCGCCTTGCAGGGGGCCGGCCGAGCTCTGCGCTGCCCGTCGAACCGAGGACGTTCGCGAGAGCGGCCCGAGAGCTTGCTGAGGCCGCTGGGGCTGGGAGCGTGTTCATCGCCGAGATCGAGCCCGACCGGCCGCGTCTCTCTCGCACGCTGGCCGCAATCATCGAGGGAGAGGAACGGCCGGACCGCGACTGGGACCTTGGCACCTCGCCTGCGCCGATCGCGCCCGCGAAACCCATCGTCGTGGTGCGCGATGGCCTCGCAGAGCGGTTCAGCGATGACCCCGTGGCAACGGGGCATGGATATCGCGCGTTCGCCGGGGCCTTGCTCCTCGACGAGGAGGGCGAGCGCATCGGTGTCATCGGAGCGTACTTCGCCCATCCCATCGAACGCGAGCCCGCGGTGCGAGGCATGCTGCGCTTGTTCGCGGCGACGGTCGCTCCGTCGATCGCCGCCCTGAAGGCGCAGCGGGCCTTATGCGAGAGCGAGGAGCGCTACGCGGCGATGTTCGCGCACGGGCACATGCCGATCGTGCTGATCGAGCCGGACTCGACGCAGATCGTCGAAGCGAATCGAGCGGCGTGCGTCCTGTACGGGCTCGACGAGCGCGAGCTCACGACGATGAGCTTCTTGCAGCTTGCTGCCGAATCGCCAGAGGCGCTTCACACGGATCTGCGCGCAGTTGCGCGGGGGCATCGAGACTACTTCATCGCCCGGCAGGTCGTCGCGGGAGGTGAGGTGAGGGACGTCGAGGTCTTCGCGGGACCGCTCTCCATGGGCGGCCGCACGCTCGTGTACGCTGTGCTGCACGACATCACCGAGAAGCGCAGGGCAGAAGCCGAGGTGGCCCGGTATCGCCGAGAGCTCGAGACGGTGGTGCAGCGCCGCACGGCCGATCTGCTGGACGCGACGAGCGCGCTCGAGCAGGAACGCGAGCGGCGGTCGCGCTTGTACCGGGACATGGGCCACCAAGTCCGGACGCCGCTCCAGACGATTCTCGGCTTCTCGGAGGCGCTCGCGTCGGGGCTTGCGGGCGAGCTGAGCGCTGAGCAGATGCGGCAGGTCGCGATGATCGGGGAAGCGGCCAAGCGCCTGAACGAGCTCGTGGACGACATCCTCGAGCTCACGCGTCTCGAGTCCGGCGCCGTCGACCTGCGCCTCGAGCCGTTCGACCTGCGTCAGCTGGCGGAGTCCGTTGCCGTGAGCGTGCAGGCGGAAGCGTCTACGAAGGGCCTGTCCGTGCGCACCGAGGTTCCTGGGGAACCGGTCGGCGTCGAGACCGACCGCACGAAGGTCGAGCAGATCCTCGCTGAGCTGCTCGCCAACGCGCTCAAGTACACCGAGACGGGCGGGATCACGGTGCGCGTCGTCGGTCCGACGGGCGGCCAGGTCGCGGTGGAGGTCGCCGACACGGGCGTGGGCATCTCACCAGAGAGCCTGCCCCACGTCTTCGAGGAGTTCCGGCACCTGCGCGAAGGCGAGGGAGGCGCGCACGTCGGGACCGGGCTCGGCCTCGCGCTGTGCAAGCGCTTGGCGCAGACCATCGGCGGGCGGATCGAGGTGGAAAGCACCCGCGGGAAGGGATCCACGTTCCGGGTCTGGTTCCCTGTCCGCTACGAGGCGGGCGCGTGA
- a CDS encoding 4Fe-4S dicluster domain-containing protein: MCEFCHKHGDGQKWYLAAASYAADLQSDLERRGYLVEFVSGFDERMRRTVPLLERLRVLPKPLGDAVRTASSRRMQRDHFGQPVTLEDCAAILDIATSVVRVPCVCRHFARTPDDGVCLAITTRPTDDVIEEAFAGHLSEPDTPGLQRLSRAEALALLSRCEEQGLMHSVWTFKTPFIAGICNCSLQAGCMAMRSTLELGVKVMWKGERIARLDADACTGCGACAQRCPFVALSLDRARRVAVLDAARCYGCGLCAGTCRPKAIGLVDRSSVPAFANDW; the protein is encoded by the coding sequence ATGTGCGAGTTCTGCCACAAGCACGGCGACGGCCAAAAGTGGTACTTGGCAGCGGCCTCGTACGCCGCTGACTTGCAAAGCGACCTGGAACGACGCGGCTACCTCGTCGAGTTCGTGAGCGGCTTCGACGAGCGCATGCGCCGGACCGTGCCGCTCCTCGAACGTCTCCGCGTCCTGCCGAAGCCGCTCGGCGACGCGGTCCGGACGGCGTCGAGCCGACGCATGCAGCGCGACCACTTCGGGCAGCCTGTGACGCTTGAGGACTGCGCCGCGATCCTCGACATCGCCACGAGCGTCGTCCGTGTCCCGTGCGTGTGCCGGCACTTCGCTCGAACGCCCGACGACGGCGTGTGCCTGGCGATCACCACCCGGCCGACGGACGACGTCATCGAAGAGGCGTTCGCGGGCCACCTGTCGGAACCGGACACGCCCGGGCTCCAACGCCTGTCACGAGCCGAGGCGCTCGCGCTCTTGTCCCGCTGCGAAGAGCAGGGGCTCATGCACTCCGTGTGGACGTTCAAGACGCCGTTCATCGCAGGCATCTGCAACTGCTCGCTTCAAGCCGGATGCATGGCGATGCGCAGCACGCTCGAGCTCGGCGTGAAGGTGATGTGGAAAGGCGAGCGCATCGCCCGCCTGGACGCCGACGCGTGCACGGGCTGCGGAGCATGCGCCCAGCGCTGCCCCTTCGTGGCCCTCTCGCTCGACCGCGCGCGCCGCGTCGCGGTGCTCGACGCGGCGCGCTGCTACGGGTGTGGGCTGTGCGCTGGCACGTGCCGACCGAAAGCGATCGGCCTCGTCGACCGGAGCTCGGTGCCCGCCTTCGCGAACGACTGGTAG
- the trhA gene encoding PAQR family membrane homeostasis protein TrhA, with protein MDEGAPGRASDGSARSERRREYSVGEEIANAVTHGVGVALSLAALVALAVLSAFSKDPWRIAGAVTFGVTLVLLYAASTLYHSIPNERARHVLKVLDHASIYLLIAGTYTPFTLVTLRDEGGLVLFGVIWGLALFGVALESFWVYRPKWVSTVVYLAMGWLVVVVIRPLSAALHPGGVALLAAGGAAYTLGTIFYLAKRVRYMHMVWHLFVLAGSACHVLAVVLHVLPTP; from the coding sequence ATGGACGAGGGCGCTCCAGGGAGAGCAAGCGACGGGTCGGCGAGGTCTGAACGGCGCAGAGAGTACTCGGTGGGCGAGGAGATCGCCAACGCTGTGACGCACGGCGTCGGCGTTGCGCTCAGCCTGGCGGCGCTCGTGGCCCTCGCGGTCCTGAGCGCGTTCAGCAAGGATCCGTGGCGGATTGCGGGCGCCGTGACGTTCGGCGTGACGCTGGTTCTGCTGTACGCGGCCTCGACGCTGTACCACAGCATCCCGAACGAGCGGGCCCGGCACGTGCTGAAGGTGCTCGACCACGCCAGCATCTACCTCTTGATCGCTGGCACCTACACGCCGTTCACGCTCGTCACCCTGCGAGACGAAGGCGGGCTTGTCCTCTTCGGCGTGATCTGGGGCCTCGCGCTTTTCGGCGTCGCGCTGGAGTCGTTCTGGGTCTACCGGCCGAAGTGGGTCTCGACGGTCGTCTACCTCGCGATGGGCTGGCTCGTCGTCGTGGTCATCCGCCCGCTGTCAGCGGCGCTCCACCCGGGAGGCGTCGCGCTTCTGGCTGCCGGTGGCGCCGCATACACGCTCGGCACCATCTTCTACCTGGCGAAGCGCGTCCGGTACATGCACATGGTGTGGCACCTGTTCGTGCTTGCAGGAAGCGCCTGCCACGTTCTCGCGGTGGTGCTGCACGTGCTGCCCACGCCTTAG